Proteins from a single region of Gammaproteobacteria bacterium:
- a CDS encoding DUF4266 domain-containing protein, with the protein MKLTTLLFLISIFLTACSSVEPWVKPYERAHLADPIMSFERNPVSSSYRNHVYQAREGARGAEGGQGGGCGCN; encoded by the coding sequence ATGAAATTAACCACCCTACTTTTTTTAATCTCTATTTTTCTCACGGCCTGCAGCAGTGTTGAGCCGTGGGTTAAACCTTACGAACGTGCTCATTTAGCTGACCCGATCATGAGCTTTGAACGTAACCCAGTATCAAGCTCCTATCGAAATCATGTTTACCAAGCGCGTGAAGGCGCTCGTGGTGCAGAAGGTGGACAAGGTGGTGGTTGTGGTTGTAATTAA
- a CDS encoding outer membrane beta-barrel domain-containing protein has protein sequence MESRFRILFLTFFALFGHTTAFATPQVVNPEVERREIEIAAIDTEDFEIGLYSGLLSVEDFGVNSVLGLRFAYHISPAIFIEAAYARSATTKTSYERLSGAAQLLTDSERELDYYNISFGYNLLPGEAFIGRSRAYNTALYLIAGMGNTRFAGDDYRTINLGAGYRFLLTDSIALHLDMRDYIFDTDLLGENKTTHNLETSGSITVYF, from the coding sequence ATGGAAAGCCGGTTTCGCATTCTTTTTCTAACATTTTTTGCCCTGTTTGGCCATACGACAGCCTTTGCAACGCCTCAGGTCGTTAACCCCGAAGTCGAACGCAGAGAGATCGAAATTGCTGCAATTGATACTGAAGATTTTGAAATTGGTTTGTATAGTGGCCTACTCAGTGTAGAGGATTTTGGAGTCAATTCAGTGCTGGGGTTACGGTTTGCATATCACATTTCACCTGCCATATTTATTGAAGCAGCTTATGCCAGAAGTGCCACCACAAAAACCAGTTACGAGCGCCTCAGTGGTGCGGCTCAACTGCTCACAGACAGTGAGCGAGAGCTTGACTACTATAATATTTCATTCGGTTACAACCTGCTTCCTGGTGAAGCGTTCATAGGTCGAAGTCGTGCTTATAATACGGCACTCTATCTTATTGCCGGCATGGGTAATACCCGTTTTGCAGGCGACGACTATCGCACGATTAATTTGGGCGCGGGTTACCGGTTCCTTCTGACAGACTCAATCGCCCTGCACCTTGATATGCGTGATTACATCTTTGACACAGACTTACTCGGTGAAAATAAAACAACACACAATCTCGAAACTTCAGGAAGTATCACAGTTTATTTTTAA
- a CDS encoding TlpA family protein disulfide reductase — MRNRFQFFSQLLILLSAIFLFYGGTVFAKEVSGPAPNFTLPDSQGNPVNLEDFRGEVVMINFWASWCIPCRQEMPFLEKLYQRYKDLGFTIIGINVEEDTQMAHAMLKKIPVSFPILFDQTNAVSKLYQVSGMPTTILIDKNGNQRFEHKGYLPGIEEKYKTQVKALIRE, encoded by the coding sequence ATGAGAAACCGCTTTCAATTTTTTTCACAATTGCTTATCCTTTTAAGTGCAATATTTCTATTTTATGGTGGAACAGTTTTTGCAAAGGAAGTATCCGGCCCAGCACCCAATTTCACCCTGCCTGACAGCCAAGGAAATCCAGTCAATCTCGAAGACTTTCGTGGCGAAGTCGTCATGATTAATTTCTGGGCTTCATGGTGCATTCCATGCCGCCAGGAAATGCCTTTTTTAGAAAAGCTCTATCAACGCTACAAAGACCTCGGGTTCACTATTATCGGCATCAATGTCGAAGAGGATACTCAGATGGCGCACGCCATGCTGAAAAAAATCCCAGTCAGCTTTCCGATTTTATTTGATCAAACAAACGCCGTCAGCAAACTTTATCAAGTCTCTGGTATGCCAACCACAATATTGATCGACAAAAATGGCAACCAACGATTTGAGCACAAAGGTTATCTTCCTGGCATTGAAGAAAAGTATAAAACACAGGTGAAGGCACTGATTCGAGAATGA
- a CDS encoding DUF3570 domain-containing protein produces the protein MVVVVINLRQLFVIAWLTGMTSFIQAAILPEDRADALFHVYDGGGVTISGPSILVRKEFAQKFSVSGNYYVDSISSASIDVITRASEYSEERTENSVGIDYLHNKTIMGLAYTKSDENDFNAQSAHFTISQDLFGDLSTLSLGYSRGWDEVGRRGDPLFSKDVDRHHYRLSLSQIVTKNLLLNLGYEAITDEGFLNNPYRKVRYLGNSNSQADATQECPSGRNYCYEDELYPNTRTSNSIALRSIYYLAHRAALKGEYRYFTDTWGIGAQTYEIGYTYPTDNHWIYDFRYRYYRQKQASFYNDLFAYQEAQSYRARDKELSTYNNHTFGVSASYEFLRKSWKFIDRGTINFAWDHIRFQYDNFRDLRTETVIAGDEPLYKFSANIFQTYISVWY, from the coding sequence GTGGTTGTGGTTGTAATTAATTTACGACAACTCTTCGTAATTGCCTGGCTGACAGGCATGACATCATTCATTCAGGCAGCCATTCTCCCTGAAGACCGCGCTGATGCACTTTTTCACGTCTATGATGGCGGCGGCGTGACAATCAGTGGCCCTTCTATTTTAGTCAGAAAAGAGTTTGCCCAAAAATTTTCTGTTTCTGGAAACTATTATGTTGACTCGATCAGCAGCGCATCTATTGACGTGATTACCCGCGCAAGCGAATACTCTGAAGAGCGCACAGAAAATAGCGTAGGTATTGACTACCTGCACAACAAAACAATCATGGGGCTTGCATACACTAAAAGTGATGAGAATGACTTTAATGCTCAATCAGCACACTTTACGATCAGCCAAGACCTTTTTGGTGATTTAAGTACATTATCACTGGGGTATTCTCGTGGCTGGGATGAAGTCGGTCGGCGTGGCGATCCGCTGTTTTCCAAAGATGTGGACCGTCACCACTATCGGTTAAGCCTGTCACAGATCGTCACAAAAAACCTTTTATTAAATTTGGGCTATGAAGCCATCACAGATGAAGGCTTTTTAAACAACCCTTACCGAAAGGTCAGATACCTAGGCAATAGCAATTCACAAGCCGATGCCACACAAGAGTGCCCCTCTGGGCGTAACTATTGTTACGAAGATGAGCTTTACCCAAACACTCGCACCAGTAACTCAATCGCTTTACGTTCAATCTACTACCTAGCTCACCGTGCGGCTCTCAAAGGGGAGTACCGCTACTTCACCGACACTTGGGGAATCGGTGCACAAACCTATGAAATAGGTTACACCTACCCTACAGACAACCACTGGATTTATGACTTCAGGTACCGCTACTACCGACAAAAACAAGCTAGTTTTTACAATGACCTGTTCGCCTATCAAGAAGCTCAGAGCTATCGAGCCCGAGACAAAGAGCTAAGCACATACAACAACCATACCTTTGGTGTCAGTGCGAGCTATGAATTTTTACGCAAAAGCTGGAAATTCATTGATAGAGGCACGATTAACTTCGCCTGGGATCATATACGTTTTCAGTACGATAACTTTCGGGATTTACGAACAGAAACAGTTATCGCA